The DNA region cgttttgtttgtaatctgtacctgttcgtgcgttcttcgtgttatatgtaagttctctagttcaggtctgtctacgttcgttttgttattttgtaatcattccaagtgttttttcgtgttcgtcttcgtcgtttaataaatcattatgttttcaaaacccgctgcattttggtctgattcctactcctcctcttcagacaaagaggaggagagaaaccgttacaaACATAAGGATGACTCAGAATATGCTATTCTTTTCTTCCGAAATACGTTAAAAAGAAatcatatcataatgtttctttagacctgcctaaaaaATGTCACGGATTTTGTGCCAGAGCAGCTAaaatgtttatgttaattaatttATACCAGTTTATACCATTGGCAGACTTTGTATACTATTGGCagatattttgtttttttacacagTTATACAATACGTGGTATAACAAAATTACAATCATAGGCGAGTACATGGGGATCTATAGTATATCTCAGCAGATGatctgtaacggtcgtcgtaatcctcctcctcggacgaggaggagaggcgagaaggatcagaccaatacgcggagtgatttgtgtccatgattatttaatgaatcgaaactgaacacgaaacaaaaataacataaaacaaccgacaaacagtccgtgtggcacgaatgcagacacgcgatacaaccacccacaaaacacacgtgaaaccccggctgccttagtatgattctcaatcagggacaaacgatctacagctgcctctgactgagaatcataccaggccaaacacaaaaaccccaacatagaaaaacacacatagaccaacccacccaactcacgccctgaccaactaaataaatacaagaaaaaaggaaaacaggtcaggaacgtgacataaacccccccttaaggtgcgaactccgggcgcacccgcataaactctaggggagggtctgggtgggcgtctgtccacggtggcggctctggcgctggtcgtggtccccaactCACCATAGACAAACCCCGCTTCCGTGGTCTCCTCCCAATGGTCACCCTCCATGTCAAACCCACTCTACCAaaaggcagcaccggactgaggggcggatcctggctggctggctctggcggatcctggctggctggctctggtggatcctggctggctggctctggcggatcctggctggctggctggctctggcggatcccggctggctggctctggcaggtcccggctggatggctctggctggtcccggctggacggctctggctggtcccggctggacggctctggctggtcccggctggacggctctggctggtcccggctggacggctatggctggtcccggctggacggctctggctggtcctggctggacggctcatgagagacggacagcgctgggaaggcaggcagctCAAACAGCGAtgagcaggcaggcagttcaggcgccgctgggcagacggcagactctggccggctgagacgaactgtagacctggtgcgtggtataggcactggctgcgctggagaggaggaaagctctgacagcgctggacaggtgggagcagctggagagaaaacccggagagacagcctggtgcggggggctgccaccggtggactggtacttggaggtggcaccgggtataccggaccgtgaaggaggacacgtgctcttgagcaccgagcctgcccaaccttaccaggttgaatggtgcccgtagccctgccagtgcggcgaggtggaatagcccgcactgggctatgctggcgaaccggggacaccattcgtaaggctagtgccatgtatgccggcccgaggagacgcactggaggccagatgcgttgggccggcttcatgacatccggctcgatgcccaacttagccctaccagtgcggcgaggtggaatagcccgcactgggctaagcacgcgtactggggacaccgtgcgctttaccgcataacacggtgtctgaccagtactacgccctctcactccacggtaagcacggggagttggctcaggtatcctacccggctttgccacactcgtgtgccctcccccaagaaatttttgggtctgactctcgggctcccaaccgcgtcgccgagctgcctcctcataccaacgcctctctgccttcgctgcttccagctccgccttgggacggcgatattcccctggctgagcccagggtcctttgccgtccaggatctcctcccaagtccaggagtcctgggtttCTTCCCTCTGCTGTCGCTGCCCGTTTGCACTCCGCTTGATcctagattggtgggtggttctgtaacggtcgtcgtaatcctcctcctcggacgaggaggagaggcgagaaggatcagaccaatgcGCGGAGTGAtttgtgtccatgattatttaatgaatcgaaactgaacacgaaacaaaaataacataaaacaaccaacaaacagtcccgtgtggcacgaatgcagacacgcgatacaaccacccacaaaacacacgtgaaaccccggctgccttagtatgattctcaatcagggacaaacgatctacagctgcctctgactgagaatcataccaggccgaacacaaaaaccccaacatagaaaaacacacatagaccaacccacccaactcacgccctgaccaactaaataaatacaagaaaaaaggaaaacaggtcaggaacgtgacatgatcTGTCTATCTGGTCAAAATCACTGACACCTCTACCCCCTAGTAGTATGGATAAATTGTTGTTATGTCTCCTGAGAAACCTATACTAAAATAAAGGTCCCGTCTATCAAACTAAAAAGTCTATATTAATACAGAAACACAAAACAATTATTTTGATTGGTTAAGAACAAGTTGATTGACAAAGTCATGGACAACTGAAGGACTTTAAGAAAACCCCCTCTGTAGTTATTAAAGAGATTGTTCATCCGATCGACATGTTTGGGTGAAATGATGTTACCTTGCCGGCCAGTGGCATCCACGATAATGCATTGTTTATGCCTACCTTTGCTACAGGCAGTAATTAGCATAATTTAGCCTCGTCCTAAAAAATCAATGCAATTCAATATCCGATGTTAGCAAAGCTGAAATGCTCTAACAAAACTCCAAACTAACTTCGGTAGCATCAAAACCTGAGAAGAACCTGTACATTTTTGCAGTAATATCTGCAGTTCCAATATTTCCAGCGTATCCCCATCAAGCTAGAGGTGTGTTTGTTCACAGCTGGCAATCAATCGGCGTCTCAGCCAATGGAATACAATACAACGTTACTGGCTATGTTACAGAAAACACAAACAAATGTGGTGAGACTTGAGGAAATGATTCCAATTCCGACTGACTAAATTCCAGCTAATTATTTTGACAGTATCCGTACAAACTCAAAAACAACTACCGAACTTAGTTTGAAATATTGTGTTGAGGGAGTTGACATTTTGTATTGCAGCTTTAGAGATCACAACattgtatctgtcccattatggtGTCTGTGTACGCATGGGCTgggccattgaggccatctccattttgaagtagtccattttcttcgACTACTTCGATGTGTTGGTatacaaactgaaagggtgcaaaCTGCCACCTGTAGtctgttgtttgaacaggtataaagccaaggttggcaATTTACACCTGTCATAAACagtattccagtttcagctgttctgcctgcggttatggaaccgccacctgtcccagacctgttgtttttcaactcttaatgatcagctatgaaaagccaactgaaaattattcatgattattatttgaccatgcttgtcacttatgaacatttttgaacatcttggcatagttctgttataatctccacccggcacagccagaagaggactggccacccctcatagcctggttcctctctaggtttcttcctaggttttggcctttctagggagtttttcctagccaccgtgcttctacacctgcattctagctgtttggggttttaggctgggtttctgtacagcacttcgagatattatctgatgtacgaagggctatataaaataaaattgattgataaaCATTCTGAAAATTATGAACACTCCTTAAACTCAAGTAGTTGGAGCATGTTTCCTATGGGCTTGCTGCACTCAGACAACCATCGTGTAATGAGTGATTCTGAACAGAAGGGGGCAGTGTTTTCCTCTCATACTAGGATCTGGTCAGTGGACGTGGAGCTTCAGCAGGCCTGGAGTGATGGGATAGGAGACTTGTAGAGGATAAATCAATCAACAATTCGATTGAAATGCTTTGTATCAAGTACATTTAACTTCAAGCCGGACTTTAAAAAAAAGACCAAGCAAAGGTGACCAGGTAACAGATCTTGAAACCATAAAGTAGAAAACAAGTATGTGATTGGGATCTGCTAATGGTGAGCTTTAAAGCTTTACTGCTATGAATGTTAGGCTTATCATCTGTTACTTTAACCTGCTGGTATGTTTTAGTCAACTCTCTTAGAAAAGCATGAATGACAAACATGGATAGTCTATTTGGGATGGCACTTTCACAGCGCTTCTGTTACTTAGATTGATATGTGTTTCTTTATATAGCTAATCACTATGTCCCTGCAATAAATGTTTGGGAAAAGCTAGGCTATTTATTGTGATGATGCCACAAAGTTAGCAAGACACTGAATGTATTCCAGAAATCCAACAGTGCTATGCCATGTTTTCCAGTGCATTTCCCCGTCGCCCCTGTCCGTGAGCGCATTTGGTGTTGATGCTGTTAATGTGCATGGTGAACCACCCCGCCGTGGGCCTCCCTTCCTCCGATAAGCCCTGATTCTGGAGCCCGGCCAGGTTACGCAATTAATAGGCTACTACCCACTGGGTgcggctctctctctttctcgctctctctccctccccttcttttTTTCTGGGCTGAAGCACACGTCACTGGAGCTGTCCATGGTCATGAAAAAGCCTTAACTAGTCTTTCATTGTGAAAAATGTACTGTACTGCGTGTTGTTTTTCTTCTGCCAGCTTGCATGGGCCTCATGTAAGCTGTTGTTGAAAGTTCGTTGTGGACCACTGTGCGGTATACCTACAGAGATACATGGTCAAATATGGCCTACTACACAATGTGTTTGTGCTGTTCAATTGTAAGCTATTTGGCATGCCTGTGGGATCTGTATGCTATTAACCCTTTGAGTTTTGACAAACAATGCACAGGTCAAGCAGGAAGAATGGGCCTCTATCTAAAAGTTAATATCTTCACATCTGGAGCTGAACTTTACACATTTGGAGTTGAGTTGTACGCCCATAAAATGCATCAATATGTGAATTGGAACACTTCACCTGCAGGGTTTTTGAGGAGTTGGATTTGCATAACATTGTGATCATACAAATGTccgatattttttaaataaaatgtagTCCACACTGTAAAacctttactgttgtttttatggtTACTTACAGGCTGCCGGTTGCCTGTAAATTACCTAAAATAAGGTACCATATGTTACCATACCGTGTTTTACAGTATACAACACTGTTACTGTAATCGTTTTTACCATTGTAAAACTTACAGGCAACTGGCTGCATGTAAATTACCATAAAACAACAGTATAATGCATTACTGTAATCCTTAATGTCTCTCAATCCTGTCAATCAGAATGGTTTGAAAAACTTGTCATTTGCCATTCCCACAATGCTGTATggttacagtaatgtactgttaaaCCAACGTTTCTTTGGAATTTGGGGTATGATTTAGTGTTTAGGCCTAAAATCATCCAGAGTGCATTGCCCTTCATTGCAATCTACTGTAAATAATAAATACAgtactttagtgttagttttacAGTATAGGCTATTACTGTCAAAACAACAAGAAAGTGTTACAGTCATAGCCTGTTTGCAGCCTGCCTAAAGTAGCCTAACGGTGCAGTTTCAAACATCTTAGGATTGTCTTCACTCTGGGTATATGGGTGTTTTATGGGGACAACGAAAGGATGACCACCACAATTGTCAAACATAGACTAACTCAAAATGATAGGCGAAAGCTATTGTGTAAATTGGTCTTGCAATTATCATTATTCGAATCGAAAATAGGATCATACCAGCGTTCTACCCTATAGTAATTAAAACGCCCCCCTGATTGGACGGATAGATTATCCCAACGGGCCTCGCGTTCCTACTAACGCGCGAGTGGGATGGAGCGCGAGTCACAGTCTGCCCAGGGCGAGGGCAAGAAGCACACAAGGACCCGTCGAGGAGGCCACCGCTCCAGTCTCTCACCCATGCCACTATTTACGTGCGTTTAATGTCGCTTCGTAAAACACACAATTACAGAAGGGTTTTAAAACGTATATGCGCGCAGGGGGAACGTCAAGTGGGGCTGAATACAGTCCATTCACTGCAACTGTTCTGAACAGCCACAAAGAAAGTGTGTTGAGAAGGACTCGAGTAGTGTGCGAACCCTCTCCACACAAAAATAACGACACGGAGGAAGAATTAAGTTTCGACCGAACTGCATTTTGTATTAGTCCTTATTGTGGAAGAGAAAATGAATGCCGGGGAAGAGAATCTGCTGAAGTCCATCAGCAACGACACTTTACTGGACCTGACGCAGCGATACGGCCAGTCCGCCTTCGGCTTTGGACCTGGGCACATTACTGGAAGTCCTGGAGGGCGGTATCCTCTCACACCGGCCGCCGACTTCCTCTCCGGTCAGACGGGCAAGTCCAACGAAAGTGGCGGGGAGCAGACCAGTGATGACGATGACGACCGTTTCGACCCTCTGGACCCCCGGAAGAGGGGTTCCGCATTCGACGACGACAAACACGGGGGTCCTCTTTCCAAGAAGCCCAAAGAGCAGCGGTCTCTGCGCCTGAGCATCAATGCGCGCGAGAGGAGACGGATGCACGACCTGAACGACGCACTGGACGGCCTCCGCTCTGTGATCCCGTATGCGCACAGCCCGTCGGTGAGGAAACTCTCCAAAATAGCCACTCTCCTCCTGGCAAAGAACTACATCCTCATGCAGGCTCAGGCTCTGGAGGAGATGAGGCGGCTGGTGGCTTATCTGAACCAGGGACAGAGCATCACCTCGCCCATCCCTACCCCTATTGCACCCTTTGGACAGGCTGCCGTATACCCCTTCACGGGCTCGGCACTCGCCACCTGCGCGGAGAAATACTCGGGGACACCTGCAAGTCTCTTTAAGCACCATAACGACAAGCCTTGATAGCGTTTTATTTGTATAGCCTATACCTGAACTTCACCCACTTGTATCCAAGTCTAATGCGTAAATCCTAAACTAAATAACTGCTGCGGTGTTTcatccagatttttttttttttttaaacttgaaaAACAACACTGGTGTTTACGAAGGCTAGATTATAGTTGGAGCTGGCAAATTGCTGTTTAAAGAGGTGTTTCTCTTTCCCTATACTCTCCTCAGAGTTAAAGGAATTGTATTGCTGTGGCAGTGTCCGACCATGTTTCAATTGACAGCTTGACATGTTATGTGTGACTATAAAAACGGCACCCTTGCAAAAAAAAGTTTTGACTGATCTATTTCGTGTTCTTGTGTAGTCTGCAGACCTACTATGCAACATTCAGTGAAACAGAAAATAACAAAAGAGATGACAAGATTGGGTTACAACTTCAAGAGTTATTTTTTTGTTTGCAGCACTGTCGTTTTTGAATGCACTTTCCCTCATTTTAACAGACGCTATGTGAGGAAACACTAGTGTATGATATTTTTGGAAAATATGGATTGATGATTTCGGTTTTGTTACTGCACAATTCACATGATTGTAAAACCGTGGAAAACTCCTTGATCAAAGTACTGTTATGTTATTCGTTTTTCAAAACAACCGCCTTTacagacaaaaaaaaatgttggctTGTGTTGCAACACGAATTTCATATATCGTTTATATGTCTTTATAAATAAAACATATATCTATGCTCGAATATGAATCGTTTTTTTTTCTTAAACTTAATTCCACACAATTTAACCATGCTCAAATCATGctcaacattttttatttttatgacacATTCATTCACCTAACTTAACAGTTGATTTAATCATTTTTGTCACTAGCATTAGAATTGCCAATTTGTCACACATTCATCCGTTTTAAGCCTACAATTTGTTACAATTATTGCAGTTTACAGACGTCTGACTTTAGGCATCCCTCGCTCTAAAATGTGTTGAATTAACTGAATTCAATACGACCAAAACAGAAATAAAATTATTTCCAAATGAGTAACATAAATAAGTTTTATTAATATAATTTGTGTCTTTCTAAAATGATCGTATGGAAATCACAGCATTTAGCACCTCATCTCACTCATAGCCTTCCTAGAGTGGATGACACTGACAAACCAATCCATCACTCATTTCTGCGCAATGTCTGGAATGAATGGGTCCTGCAAAATGAGTTTGAAACATCGTTGAATGCTCCGCTCTATTTCGTCCGCATTAGACACCCTTTGACACGAAGAGCTACATTTATAACCCAGTAAACGCGCCGGTTCTGGCTGGTGGGGCCCGCTGGCGTGATAAGGGCTCGGTGGCGCTGAAGGGAAGGGCGCAAGTGCCGCCCGCGGCAACCAGGACCTGTCTCCCGGTATTTGGGTGATTGCAAGGCCTCCGCGAGCTTTCTCCAACCCGGTCCAGTAATATTAAGACGATTCCAGCTCCTGTCTCCCTCGACGTCTTAATTCGATGAACGGGTCAGTTTTGATTCGCAGGGCAGGCCATTGCACGGAAAACTTcagtactgtaaaaaaaaaaatgaataaggTTTACAGAAAACCCTTAAACACCAAACTCCGTATCAACTTGATAAATAACTCTTCCGAAATTGATTACATTAATTTTGTTAAAATATTGattatatttacaaaataaatacatgtaatgcCTTTTTCACCAATATCAACGAGTTTCAAATGTAGGCAGTGTTATGAGTATGTTCAGTAATTATTATTCGAACCACAGTTTCATGGGAAGTTTAAGGGATAATGatagagaagccggtgtttggaggatattttgGCATGGGTGATGGCCCGTGCCAAAATGGTATATTTTCAATAAAAACCTTATTTTGAatcatttattcatactatttcagccttccacaagatatagtcccgacacaaatctagggttgctagagacacaacccagtcgttcagtcttgttattctgtatctatggacgcgacccagtcgttcgttccgaatgttccattgccatactgccTGGCAACGTTTCTTGtctcttgcttgctagctagccaattaTGGCTAACGTACAGTCACGTcaaaaaagtgcagccagaataacagcaaagtagctgcatttgcatttgtttcagcttttttctagtgacatttatttggatacatccataacaatgaactGATGAGGCGCTACTTCGCATGGCATAGAAAATATGCCCacttgtcaggacactgttgttcagaggagctagccaacaacacagctacagtaacagaatcacttcaaactgaagctggaatgaCTGCAAATGATCTGTGTTTCCTTgtaccttttttcaattgacattgtTTGTATATACCCATACAAATGATGCCAGTTGAATTACgctttcgactggctgagaaacgctgcctgcaaGACAGCAATGTTAATTCAAATCTCTGCTGTTGGAAACTAAATgatagtctaaaagaaatgtgagataatgtctagatgctttttgtagtggagatcaagtttataaattgcctggctgggctgatgagacagtggattgcagcagtcagatggaacagagttaataggcattttaacatcatagatttagccggtggtgaCTTGTGGAacagacaccggctggaatgcggttttaaccaatcaccaCCACCTGTcctcaatgtaggcctacattttagTGGCATAGTTTAAGTCAATATCTATTTGTTTTTCACAATAGGCTACCTCTAAAGAAATGTTCGGCTTGGGGGGGGGAATGGTGTGAGAAACCTGCTTTTCAGTCAGAGTGAGGTATAACTTTGCTCTTTGCCACCTTTTCCGCACTTGTCTGTCTGTGCGTAAAACCAGCCTACCCCTCAGCTGTGTCCAGGTGGGACACCAGGCTATGCGTAACAAAGAAGATAGGGTGAACGTCACATAATATGAATAAGATCGGTCTACTCGTTAGTCGCTCAATCAttccgtctctctgtctgtctgccagtcgcTAAGGGTATTGCCCCAGTCACTCTCTCACAGTTTAGATGGACGTCATAACAGCATGCCACCCCAGCATCTCAAATTGGCGTTCTGATGACACATGACTCCCTCAGCAGCACCGCGTGACAGGCAGAGTACCGGGGATACGTTGTGACAAACGGTGCCATTGATGCTAGGCCATAGCCTTGGTCTCATACTCAATCACTCTCCACTTCGGCTAAATGGCTTGGATGAGACGGTTGCCTTTTTGCACGGACGTCTGGTAAACTGCACGGTTTATCACTTGACACAGTATGTGTTCATGGAAACAACTTTCAATATAGCCATAGCTTGTAGATTTCAAGGCAACatttatatattattataatatcATCTATAGGCCTATTGGTGCCTTCTCGACCTTATGTGGTGTGTGACACAGTCAGACCAGAGGCCTAACTGGTCAATAACTCTGAATGAATTATTTAAATATTTTGTAGACTAGAATACTTCATTGCTCTTGAAATTGAATTCGTATTGAAAACAATAACAAAACCAACAACCAAAACATGCCACTTTAGAAAGGCTTGTCAACTGTCAATGATTTATAAATAGTTTATAGACTGCTGATAATTAGTTTAACCATGTGGTATACCAACACATTATCAGTATTTATGATAATGGCACCACAATGAAATGTCTTCATCTCCACCTCCTAATCTGTGTTTGGATACATTACCACAGCCTACTCATATACTGACTCTCatggtcacagacacacacacacacacacacgcacacacacacacacgcacgcacgcacgcacgcacgcacgcacgcacgcacacacacacagacacacacacacacacacacacacacacacacactcacacacacacacacacacgcacacacgcacgcacgcacgcacgcacgcacgcacgcacacacacacacacacccacagacacacacacacccacagacacacacacacacacacgcacgcacgcacgcacgcacacacgcacgcacacacacacacacacacacacacacacacacacacccacagacacgcacacacacacacacacacacacacacacacacacacacacacacacacacacacacacacacacacacacacacacgcacacacacacacacacacacacacacacacacacacacccacccacagacacacacacacacacagacacgcacacacacacacacacacacacacacacacacacacacacacacacacacacacacacgcacgcacgcacgcacacacgcacgcacgcacacacacacacacacacacacacacacacacacacacacacacacgcacacacgcacacacacacacccacagacacgcacacacacacacacacacacacacacacacacacacacacacgcacacacacaccacacacgcgcacgcgcagacacacacacacacacacacgcagacacgcacacacacacacacacacacacacacacgcacacgcacacgcacacacacacacacacacacacgcacgcacacgcacacgcacacgcagacacacacacacacacacacacacacacacacacacacacacacacgcagacacgcacacacacacacacacacacacacacacatttggaaTGCACACATATGCCCACAGTGACGTTATGTAGACCAACACACATCCCAGCACACTCCTGCCTGCACAACTGTGTCCAATCTAGTGCACAGTACTGCTGCATCTCTggtgtctgtaaacatttgtgtttgtcctcagtgggATCAGAAGGGAGTGATTTCATTAGCAGGGCCAGGCGCTTTGAGGTATGTTGTTGTGCTTTTCCACAACCCGATggtatagtagtaaaaacatatGCCCTTAAGTGCCAACCTCTCTCTAATGCGTCTGACAGCGCTGCTTTCTCTAATTAAGCTCTTACAGAGCCTAGCCTACATGTCTGATGCACATTGTGACACTCTTTATCACACTCGTATACACAGAGGACAAACAAATACACGCGCGAGCGCccgcacacagacacatactggAGACCTATCTGGAATAGAAACAAACAATACTGCCGAGGGTTGTTGAGGGAATGGGGTTGGGGATGTGGGTGGGTGGGCTGTGCGTTAGATTAAAAGGCTAGGCAGGTTTTTTGTTCAAATCTGCTCAGGGAGGCAAACATTTTCTGTTAGATGCCAACTGACACTGGAAGCTGGTGTTTGGGCGGGATCAAGTGGGGGATGGGGTGAAAAGGTTGCATAAACAATAGGGCCGGACGTGTGCATGTGGGccggacatgtgtgtgtgtgtgtgtgtgtgtgtgggggggggggggggcgtgtgtgtttatgtatgtgtctGATTCTGGTTGTCTAATATGTGGTGAAGAAGggcagcagagagaaagagaaagaaagagtaagACCGAGAGAGGGAAGCGCTGATGTCTCTGTATTATTGTGCCCACGGTGGCACTGGAAGGACCCCCCCTCCAGTGTTCATTTTCTCTATGACGTCACGGTTCTCGTCCCTCCCAGCCCCGCCTTGTCGGAAGCGATGAGCGGGTGAGTCAGTTGGTTCTGAGGAGCCATGTGATTTGGGGCGACGTTGCTGCGAGTGCGGTGGGATGGGTATGGGGCCTTCTATTCGTTACCCTCATCAGACGGGGATAGGGTGGATGTAGTTTGGGGGGGTTGACTATGTGCTCATAT from Salvelinus fontinalis isolate EN_2023a chromosome 26, ASM2944872v1, whole genome shotgun sequence includes:
- the LOC129824557 gene encoding class E basic helix-loop-helix protein 23-like, which translates into the protein MNAGEENLLKSISNDTLLDLTQRYGQSAFGFGPGHITGSPGGRYPLTPAADFLSGQTGKSNESGGEQTSDDDDDRFDPLDPRKRGSAFDDDKHGGPLSKKPKEQRSLRLSINARERRRMHDLNDALDGLRSVIPYAHSPSVRKLSKIATLLLAKNYILMQAQALEEMRRLVAYLNQGQSITSPIPTPIAPFGQAAVYPFTGSALATCAEKYSGTPASLFKHHNDKP